A genomic segment from Peribacillus sp. ACCC06369 encodes:
- a CDS encoding transcriptional regulator, protein MEKEEFINLISEKMKLVRTEQSFSQDKMSEILGISKKTLVQIEKRRTEANWTTVVAFCALFNHSQLLISSIGDNPVDFVQLIVSKNGGTPKEKTLGGKIWWKEIEYRGDFRLQQNLISNHYRILDQYDYRWHSSFNEEESLSRLNELQEEGLSR, encoded by the coding sequence ATGGAAAAAGAAGAATTCATCAATTTAATATCAGAAAAAATGAAACTTGTCCGAACAGAGCAAAGTTTTTCTCAAGATAAGATGTCTGAAATTCTAGGGATTTCAAAAAAAACACTAGTTCAAATTGAAAAAAGAAGAACAGAAGCCAATTGGACCACCGTTGTTGCATTTTGTGCTTTGTTTAATCATAGCCAATTGTTAATATCATCAATTGGTGACAATCCAGTTGATTTTGTTCAGTTAATTGTTAGCAAAAATGGTGGTACTCCTAAAGAAAAAACATTGGGTGGTAAGATATGGTGGAAAGAAATCGAATATAGAGGGGATTTTCGTTTACAACAAAATTTGATTAGTAACCATTACCGTATATTGGATCAATATGATTATCGTTGGCATAGTTCTTTTAATGAAGAAGAGAGTTTAAGTCGTTTAAATGAATTACAGGAGGAGGGACTATCGAGATAG
- the sigH gene encoding RNA polymerase sporulation sigma factor SigH, with protein MSIAIEVKPSFLCANLEDGVLIEKVRQGNMEALEVLLKKYQSFVKVKANKYFLIGADKEDIIQEGMIGLFKAIRDYNGEKQSYFKAFAELCITRQIITAIKAATRQKHTPLNSSISLDMPIYEENPGHTLMEVTTDTVISDPVAILIDKESADDLELKLSEVLSPLEKKVLAFYLEDLTYIEMSNKLNTHAKSIDNALQRVKRKLESLLELRNSQAIEGHLR; from the coding sequence GTGAGTATAGCTATCGAAGTAAAGCCGTCATTCCTATGTGCTAATTTAGAAGATGGAGTATTAATAGAAAAAGTCCGACAAGGAAATATGGAGGCATTAGAAGTTCTCTTGAAGAAATACCAATCATTTGTAAAGGTTAAGGCTAACAAGTACTTCCTAATTGGGGCAGATAAAGAAGATATTATCCAAGAGGGGATGATAGGATTGTTCAAAGCCATTAGGGATTATAATGGCGAGAAACAATCTTATTTTAAAGCGTTTGCAGAACTATGTATCACGAGGCAAATTATTACAGCCATCAAGGCAGCTACTCGTCAAAAACATACTCCGTTAAATTCTTCTATTTCGCTTGATATGCCTATATATGAAGAAAATCCGGGCCATACTCTTATGGAAGTAACGACAGACACCGTTATTTCTGATCCCGTTGCGATATTGATTGATAAAGAATCTGCTGATGATTTGGAATTAAAATTATCTGAGGTTCTAAGTCCGTTAGAAAAGAAGGTTTTGGCTTTTTACTTAGAGGACCTTACCTATATAGAAATGTCTAATAAATTAAATACTCACGCCAAGTCTATAGATAATGCGTTGCAGAGAGTGAAGAGAAAATTGGAGAGTTTATTGGAACTTAGAAATAGCCAAGCAATAGAAGGTCACCTTCGATAG
- a CDS encoding putative quinol monooxygenase codes for MIIIHAVFNINPAKQDAFLEEIQPLIVASRAESGNVSYTLHKATEKDNEFTMVEVWQDHLAVESHNSSEHFTSFVGKAKEFLSSPLNVNAFEGQPLK; via the coding sequence ATGATTATCATTCATGCCGTATTCAATATTAATCCAGCAAAACAAGATGCATTTCTAGAGGAGATTCAACCGCTAATCGTAGCTTCAAGAGCGGAAAGTGGAAATGTTTCTTACACTCTTCACAAAGCTACAGAAAAAGACAATGAATTTACAATGGTTGAAGTTTGGCAAGATCATCTAGCGGTTGAAAGCCATAATTCAAGTGAGCACTTCACCTCGTTTGTTGGTAAAGCTAAAGAATTCCTCTCTTCACCTTTAAATGTTAACGCATTTGAAGGACAACCATTAAAATAA
- a CDS encoding nitroreductase family protein, protein MTTTAQLTNDFKEIVTGRRSIKNYDKSVKISREEMEEILTLATLAPSSVNMQPWRFLVIDSPEGKATLAPLARFNQNQVETSSAVIAVFGDMNNFDNGEEIYGKAVDLGLMPLEVKENILASFAGYFEKITSEEMKEVVLVDGGLVSMQLMLAARAYGYDTNPIGGYEKDQIAEAFGLDKDRYVPVMLISIGKAADNGHQSVRLPIDKVAQWK, encoded by the coding sequence ATGACTACTACAGCACAATTAACAAATGATTTCAAAGAAATTGTCACTGGACGCCGTTCCATAAAAAATTACGACAAATCCGTAAAAATCAGTAGGGAAGAAATGGAGGAAATACTTACCTTAGCGACACTTGCTCCTTCTTCAGTTAATATGCAACCATGGCGCTTCCTTGTAATTGATAGTCCTGAGGGAAAAGCAACACTTGCACCTCTTGCTCGCTTTAACCAAAATCAAGTCGAAACATCTTCCGCAGTAATTGCCGTATTTGGTGATATGAACAATTTTGATAACGGCGAAGAAATCTACGGTAAAGCTGTAGATTTAGGGCTTATGCCTTTAGAAGTAAAAGAAAACATATTAGCCTCATTTGCTGGATATTTCGAAAAAATCACTAGTGAAGAAATGAAAGAGGTCGTTCTAGTTGATGGTGGTCTTGTATCCATGCAACTAATGCTTGCGGCTCGTGCTTATGGCTATGATACAAATCCAATCGGCGGCTATGAAAAAGACCAAATCGCAGAAGCTTTTGGATTAGATAAAGATCGATACGTACCAGTTATGCTAATTTCAATCGGTAAAGCAGCAGATAATGGCCATCAATCAGTTCGTCTTCCAATTGATAAAGTCGCACAATGGAAGTAA
- a CDS encoding MarR family transcriptional regulator, which produces MTNSCSNESFILYIMNCLNKQISSKFESCTGISQSRHDILYQLYQVDEISQTALQKEVNIDGAAITRHLKQLEATGMILRRKDPEDNRFTLVCLSDHGRKQIILYQAEKARFVTLMLKDFKEEERQELTDMLTRIQKNISQV; this is translated from the coding sequence TTGACGAATTCATGTTCTAATGAATCTTTTATTTTATATATAATGAACTGCCTTAACAAACAGATAAGTTCAAAATTTGAAAGTTGTACCGGCATTAGTCAATCAAGACATGATATCTTATATCAGCTTTATCAAGTTGATGAAATTAGTCAAACAGCACTTCAAAAAGAGGTTAACATTGACGGTGCAGCGATTACCCGGCATTTAAAACAACTTGAAGCGACTGGGATGATTTTAAGACGCAAAGATCCGGAGGATAATCGATTTACACTTGTCTGTCTTTCAGATCATGGTCGCAAACAAATTATTCTCTACCAAGCTGAAAAGGCTCGTTTTGTCACTTTGATGCTTAAAGATTTTAAAGAAGAAGAACGTCAAGAGTTAACAGATATGCTGACACGCATTCAAAAAAATATAAGCCAAGTCTAA